In one window of Tripterygium wilfordii isolate XIE 37 chromosome 1, ASM1340144v1, whole genome shotgun sequence DNA:
- the LOC120002958 gene encoding UV radiation resistance-associated gene protein gives MDRDRTLSAELKKRDSENVKVIEWEDYEQEVARLWSLSSAVREAKEKKRCLEEKVETLIQAKAESLSRINTIDEMNERVDTKKSVVKKMLMHTKIAADDAKSSEERLSMEVRSLLVAGTALSAANKCLQESRRSIDGERGYSHLVNLQTMLRVRQQYMISQVSLLYPVKNFVGPAQEQELESFPSTSRTGNSIVSKPVNQGSLTILGLRLTMVPFTKMTFFTDKKEVRMSATALGYVAHAVSLIASYLGVPLRYPVRFGGSHSYINVNAPSIEATSCDLPPDTDVSADAKAVEFPLFLEGQDTTRAAYAVFLLNKDLEQLLNFIGEESLGPSNVLGNLKELMLKIQSAEYIDI, from the exons ATGGATCGAGACCGCACTTTGTCTGCAGAGCTGAAGAAGAGGGATTCTGAGAATGTGAAGGTGATCGAATGGGAAGATTACGAACAAGAAGTTGCAAGACTGTGGAGCCTCTCTTCTGCGGTCAGAGAAGCCAAGGAGAAGAAGCGGTGTCTTGAGGAAAAGGTTGAGACACTCATTCAG GCCAAAGCTGAGTCATTGAGTAGAATAAATACTATTGACGAGATGAATGAAAGAGTAGATACTAAAAAGTCAGTTGTGAAAAAAATGTTGATGCATACCAAGATTGCGGCAGATGATGCTAAAAGTAGTGAGGAAAGGCTTAGTATGGAAGTTAGATCATTATTGGTTGCTGGGACAGCTCTTTCTGCAGCTAACAAGTGCTTACAG GAATCACGCAGGTCCATTGATGGGGAAAGGGGTTATTCCCATCTCGTGAACTTACAGACGATGCTAAGAGTGAGGCAACAATACATGATATCCCAAGTTTCTTTACTTTATCCTGTGAAGAACTTCGTTGGACCTGCACAAGAGCAAGAACTTGAATCATTCCCAAGTACTAGTAGAACAG GAAATTCTATTGTATCTAAACCTGTCAATCAAGGATCCTTGACAATTTTAGGTCTGCGTTTGACCATGGTTCCTTTCACTAAGATGACTTTTTTCACTGATAAGAAGGAGGTTCGGATGTCTGCGACTGCCCTGGGATATGTTGCACAT GCAGTATCACTTATAGCTTCGTACTTAGGAGTTCCTCTGCGATACCCTGTGCGCTTTGGTGGCTCCCATTCATACATCAATGTCAATGCGCCTTCAATAGAGGCTACATCATGTGATCTGCCACCAGATACAGATGTTTCTGCAGATGCAAAGGCCGTAGAATTTCCTCTTTTTTTAGAAGGCCAAGACACAACGAGAGCAGCTTATGCTGTATTCTTGCTAAACAAG GATTTAGAGCAGCTTTTGAATTTCATCGGTGAAGAGAGTTTAGGACCAAGTAACGTACTGGGTAACTTGAAGGAGCTTATGCTGAAAATCCAGTCTGCAGAATATATAGATATCTGA